Proteins encoded by one window of Planifilum fulgidum:
- a CDS encoding polyprenyl synthetase family protein: protein MPPGRTLRSLHLPQIVKEGMEGCNGPLIGEADFLCPLWMKLLDIYEELRSDLKVIEEELAATLVTDQAGLNRSSGHLLEAGGKRIRPLFVLLSGHFGQYDINRLKRVAVPLELIHMATLVHDDVIDDADTRRGRKTVKAQWDNRVAMYTGDYIFARSLQVVTEIEDPAVHRILSRSIMDMCRGEIDQVRDFYDASPSLLRYFRRIKRKTALLMAVSCQLGSLVSRAEEWIVRNLYLYGYYVGMAFQLTDDVLDFIGDESVLGKPAGSDLRQGNVTLPVIYALRTSEPREKERILTYLKSNGKKIPLSTVLDIVRRSGGIDYAMGLAERYLQKALSVLSRLPSCGARDSLERIARFVGSRSY from the coding sequence ATGCCTCCGGGCCGAACGCTGCGGTCTCTTCATCTTCCGCAAATCGTCAAAGAAGGGATGGAAGGGTGCAACGGCCCCCTCATCGGGGAAGCGGATTTTTTGTGCCCGTTGTGGATGAAGCTCTTGGATATTTATGAAGAACTTCGAAGCGATTTAAAAGTCATCGAAGAAGAGCTGGCCGCCACTCTTGTCACGGACCAGGCCGGGTTGAACCGATCCTCCGGTCACCTTCTGGAGGCCGGGGGAAAGCGGATCCGCCCCCTCTTTGTGCTTTTGTCCGGACACTTCGGCCAATACGACATCAACCGGCTGAAACGGGTGGCCGTTCCGCTGGAATTGATCCACATGGCCACGCTGGTTCACGATGACGTGATCGACGACGCGGATACCCGCCGCGGCCGAAAGACGGTGAAGGCCCAGTGGGACAACCGGGTGGCCATGTACACCGGCGATTACATTTTTGCCCGTTCGCTGCAGGTCGTGACGGAAATTGAAGATCCCGCTGTGCACCGGATTCTTTCCCGCTCGATCATGGATATGTGCCGGGGAGAGATCGATCAGGTCCGGGACTTCTATGACGCCTCCCCGTCCCTCCTCCGCTATTTCCGGCGGATCAAACGGAAGACGGCCCTTTTGATGGCCGTCAGCTGCCAACTGGGAAGCTTGGTCAGCCGTGCCGAAGAGTGGATTGTCCGAAATCTTTATCTCTACGGCTATTATGTGGGCATGGCCTTTCAGCTCACCGATGACGTGCTGGACTTCATCGGCGACGAGTCGGTGTTGGGAAAGCCGGCCGGCAGCGATCTGCGCCAGGGAAACGTGACCCTGCCGGTGATTTATGCCCTTCGCACCTCGGAACCCCGGGAGAAGGAGCGCATATTGACCTATCTGAAGTCCAACGGGAAAAAGATTCCCCTTTCCACCGTGCTGGACATCGTGCGCCGCTCGGGAGGGATCGATTATGCGATGGGCCTTGCGGAACGATACCTCCAAAAGGCGCTTTCGGTTTTAAGCCGTCTCCCTTCTTGCGGAGCGCGGGATTCCCTGGAGCGCATCGCCCGGTTTGTGGGCAGCCGCTCCTATTAG
- the ndk gene encoding nucleoside-diphosphate kinase, producing the protein MERTFLMVKPDGVQRGLIGEIVSRFEKKGFKLIAAKLMTVSRELAEAHYAEHREKPFFEELVGFITSGPVFAMIWEGENVISVARQMMGKTNPADAAPGTIRGDYGISVGMNIIHGSDSPESAEREIKLWFREQDQISYEKTIDRWIY; encoded by the coding sequence ATGGAAAGGACGTTTCTCATGGTCAAACCCGACGGCGTCCAAAGGGGTTTGATCGGCGAGATCGTTTCCCGGTTTGAGAAGAAGGGTTTCAAACTGATTGCGGCCAAATTGATGACGGTGTCCCGGGAACTGGCCGAGGCCCATTATGCGGAGCACCGGGAAAAGCCCTTTTTTGAGGAATTGGTCGGTTTCATCACCTCCGGACCGGTGTTCGCCATGATCTGGGAAGGGGAGAACGTGATCTCCGTCGCCCGTCAGATGATGGGGAAAACCAATCCCGCCGACGCGGCCCCCGGGACGATCCGCGGCGATTACGGCATCAGCGTGGGGATGAACATCATCCACGGTTCCGATTCGCCGGAAAGTGCGGAACGGGAGATCAAGCTCTGGTTTCGGGAGCAGGATCAGATTTCCTATGAGAAAACCATCGACCGCTGGATCTACTGA
- the aroC gene encoding chorismate synthase: MRYLTAGESHGPQLTVIIEGLPSQLPFSREKVDEQLARRQKGYGRGRRMQIESDRVQVLSGVRFGKTTGAPVTLVIENKDWTHWKKVMGTDPIPEYAEKRRVTRPRPGHADLNGALKYGHRDMRDVLERSSARETAARVAAGAVARQLLELCGIRVAGHVVRIGTAEAEATPDLPLDEILRRAEASPVRCLDPQAEKEMMRLIDEAKKEGDSLGGIVEVIVEGAPAGLGSHVHWDRKLDARIARAVVSIQAFKGVEIGIGFEAARRKGSEVHDEILWAEDRGFYRATNRAGGFEGGMTTGERIVVRGVMKPIPTLYKPLRSVDIETKKPFAASIERSDSCAVPAACVVAENVVAWEVAQALTEKFPADTMPELIEQVEQYRKRIARF; encoded by the coding sequence GTGCGCTATTTGACGGCGGGAGAATCCCACGGTCCCCAGTTGACGGTGATTATCGAGGGCCTGCCCAGCCAGCTGCCCTTTTCCAGGGAAAAGGTGGATGAACAGCTGGCCCGCAGGCAGAAGGGATACGGCCGTGGGCGCAGGATGCAGATCGAGTCGGACCGGGTCCAGGTGCTGTCGGGGGTGCGGTTTGGAAAAACCACCGGCGCGCCGGTGACGCTGGTGATTGAAAATAAGGATTGGACTCACTGGAAAAAGGTGATGGGAACGGATCCGATCCCGGAGTACGCGGAAAAGCGGAGGGTGACCCGCCCCCGCCCGGGACATGCGGATTTGAACGGAGCATTGAAGTACGGGCACCGGGACATGCGGGATGTGCTGGAGCGCTCCAGCGCGCGGGAGACGGCCGCCCGGGTGGCCGCCGGGGCCGTGGCGCGCCAGCTGCTGGAGCTGTGCGGAATCCGCGTGGCGGGTCACGTGGTGCGGATCGGGACGGCGGAGGCGGAGGCGACGCCGGATCTGCCTCTGGACGAAATCCTCCGCCGGGCGGAGGCTTCCCCCGTTCGCTGCCTCGATCCGCAGGCGGAAAAGGAAATGATGCGTCTGATCGATGAGGCGAAAAAGGAAGGGGACAGCCTGGGCGGGATCGTGGAAGTGATCGTGGAGGGGGCGCCGGCGGGACTCGGCAGCCACGTGCATTGGGACCGGAAGCTGGATGCCCGCATCGCCCGGGCGGTGGTGAGCATCCAGGCGTTCAAGGGAGTGGAGATCGGGATCGGTTTCGAGGCGGCCCGGAGAAAGGGATCGGAGGTGCATGACGAGATCCTTTGGGCCGAAGACAGGGGCTTTTACCGGGCGACCAACCGGGCCGGCGGCTTTGAGGGCGGGATGACCACCGGCGAGCGGATTGTGGTGCGGGGGGTGATGAAGCCGATTCCCACCCTGTACAAACCCCTCCGCAGCGTGGATATCGAGACGAAGAAGCCCTTTGCGGCGAGCATCGAGCGCTCCGACAGCTGCGCGGTTCCCGCCGCCTGCGTGGTGGCCGAAAATGTGGTGGCCTGGGAAGTGGCGCAGGCGCTGACGGAGAAGTTTCCCGCCGACACGATGCCGGAGCTGATCGAACAGGTCGAGCAATACCGGAAACGGATTGCGAGGTTTTGA
- the aroB gene encoding 3-dehydroquinate synthase produces MRTLKVSTGEQTYPILIGRDLYARLPEWLRSRGIGPDRPLMLVTDTHVGPLYGEKVAGPLRAAGYRVGEASVPAGESSKSLEQLSRLVEEGLRFGLDRQGVVLALGGGVVGDLAGFLAASYMRGIPFVQLPTTLLAHDSSVGGKVGVNHPLGKNVIGAFHQPLMVVFDVSTLRTLPRREVVSGYAEVVKHALIADASFADWLLRNSERLLRLEPSLVEEAIWNGCRIKAEVVSQDEREAGLRAILNYGHTIGHALEAASGYAGLTHGEGVAIGMVGAAMLAEALGTARDVVEPTKRLLQAFHLPVHLAGEWPEEKLLELMRRDKKARGGVYAFVLPERIGSVRLVRGIPEEAIRRVLRRLKSG; encoded by the coding sequence ATGCGGACGCTGAAGGTTTCCACAGGCGAGCAAACCTACCCGATCCTGATCGGACGGGATCTGTACGCCCGGCTGCCCGAATGGCTCCGGAGTCGGGGGATCGGTCCGGATCGCCCCTTGATGCTGGTGACGGACACCCATGTGGGTCCGCTGTACGGGGAGAAGGTGGCCGGCCCCTTGCGGGCGGCGGGTTACCGGGTGGGAGAGGCGTCGGTGCCCGCCGGGGAATCCTCCAAATCCCTGGAACAGCTTTCCCGGCTGGTGGAGGAAGGACTCCGATTCGGACTGGATCGCCAGGGGGTGGTGCTGGCCCTCGGAGGCGGTGTTGTCGGGGATTTGGCCGGTTTTTTGGCGGCTTCTTACATGCGCGGGATTCCCTTTGTCCAGTTGCCCACGACCCTTCTGGCCCACGACAGCAGTGTCGGCGGAAAGGTGGGAGTGAATCACCCCCTCGGGAAAAATGTCATCGGCGCGTTTCACCAGCCGCTCATGGTGGTGTTCGACGTCAGCACCCTCCGCACCCTGCCCAGGCGGGAGGTGGTCTCCGGCTATGCGGAGGTGGTCAAGCACGCCCTGATCGCCGATGCTTCCTTCGCGGACTGGCTGCTCCGAAACAGCGAACGCCTTCTGCGCCTGGAGCCTTCCCTGGTGGAGGAGGCGATCTGGAACGGTTGCCGGATCAAGGCGGAGGTGGTGTCGCAGGATGAGCGGGAAGCGGGCCTCCGGGCGATTCTCAATTACGGTCACACGATCGGGCACGCGTTGGAGGCGGCTTCGGGATATGCGGGACTGACCCACGGTGAAGGGGTCGCCATCGGCATGGTGGGAGCGGCGATGCTGGCGGAAGCGCTGGGGACGGCGCGGGATGTGGTGGAACCGACGAAACGGTTGCTCCAGGCCTTTCACCTGCCGGTCCATCTCGCGGGCGAGTGGCCTGAAGAGAAGCTGTTGGAACTGATGCGCCGGGACAAGAAGGCGAGGGGCGGCGTATACGCCTTTGTGCTTCCGGAACGCATCGGCTCGGTGCGGTTGGTGCGGGGCATTCCGGAGGAGGCAATCCGGCGGGTGCTCCGCCGGTTGAAGTCAGGGTGA
- the trpE gene encoding anthranilate synthase component I — MIYPPFAEVKRLAKTYSSIPLCKTIYADTETPVSLYDRLRDRPYSFLLESVEGGEKWARYSFIGADPFLIVTCREGQVTLSGREGTRRLAADPFDVVQDLLKRYHTPDYPGHPPFLGGAVGYIAYEAVRYMESLPPFPHAGKGTGARDLHLMFCDRVLIFDHLRQQVTLVHHLHVPGEAGEAALMELYLRAVEELEERAGRIRSRRPELAFFLDAPFEAGGEPDLFRASSNMSRHQYEAMVKRAQEHIRAGDIFQLVPSQRWTWHPAPPPFDVYRVLRILNPSPYMFYLKMGDEVVTGSSPELLVRVNGGKAETRPIAGTRPRGRTAEEDERLAAELLQDEKERAEHVMLIDLGRNDLGRVCRYGTVRVTQQMAIERYSHVMHMVSHVTGELAPGRTPIDALRAVFPAGTVSGAPKVRAMELIGEMEPEPRGVYAGAVGYFSFAGNLDTCIAIRTLHFRDGKAYVQAGGGVVIDSSPAGEYEESLNKAKGMFRALELAETLFKPIGS; from the coding sequence GTGATTTACCCCCCGTTTGCCGAAGTGAAGCGGCTTGCCAAGACCTATTCGTCCATTCCCCTGTGCAAGACGATTTATGCCGACACGGAAACGCCGGTGTCTTTGTACGACCGGTTGCGCGACCGGCCCTATTCGTTTCTGCTGGAGAGCGTGGAAGGAGGAGAGAAGTGGGCCCGATACTCCTTCATCGGGGCCGATCCGTTCTTGATCGTCACCTGCCGGGAGGGTCAGGTGACCCTGTCCGGGAGGGAGGGGACCAGGCGCCTGGCGGCCGATCCCTTCGATGTGGTGCAGGATTTGCTGAAACGGTACCACACTCCCGACTATCCCGGTCATCCCCCCTTTTTGGGAGGGGCGGTGGGGTATATCGCCTACGAGGCGGTTCGCTACATGGAATCCCTGCCTCCCTTTCCCCACGCGGGGAAAGGGACCGGGGCCCGGGATCTCCACCTGATGTTTTGCGACCGGGTGCTGATTTTTGACCATTTGAGGCAACAGGTGACGCTGGTTCACCATCTCCACGTCCCCGGGGAAGCGGGGGAAGCGGCGCTTATGGAACTTTACCTGCGGGCCGTGGAGGAGCTGGAGGAAAGGGCGGGAAGGATCCGCTCCCGCCGTCCTGAACTGGCTTTCTTTCTCGACGCGCCCTTTGAGGCGGGGGGAGAGCCGGATCTTTTCCGGGCTTCCTCCAACATGAGCCGCCACCAGTACGAAGCGATGGTGAAAAGGGCCCAGGAACACATCCGGGCGGGCGACATTTTTCAGCTGGTTCCCTCCCAGCGGTGGACCTGGCATCCCGCTCCGCCCCCCTTTGACGTGTACCGCGTGTTGCGGATCCTGAACCCCTCCCCCTACATGTTTTACCTGAAGATGGGGGATGAGGTGGTCACCGGTTCCTCACCGGAGTTGCTGGTCCGCGTCAACGGCGGGAAAGCGGAGACGCGTCCCATTGCGGGGACCCGCCCCCGCGGGAGGACGGCCGAGGAGGATGAGAGACTTGCGGCCGAGCTTCTGCAAGACGAAAAGGAGCGGGCCGAACATGTCATGCTGATCGACCTGGGGCGAAACGACCTGGGACGCGTCTGCCGCTACGGGACGGTGCGCGTGACCCAGCAGATGGCGATCGAGCGCTATTCCCACGTGATGCACATGGTTTCCCACGTGACCGGCGAGTTGGCCCCCGGCCGCACGCCGATCGACGCCTTGCGCGCCGTCTTCCCGGCGGGAACCGTCTCCGGCGCCCCGAAGGTCCGGGCCATGGAATTGATCGGAGAGATGGAGCCGGAGCCGCGCGGGGTGTACGCGGGGGCGGTGGGGTACTTCAGCTTTGCGGGCAATCTCGACACCTGCATCGCCATCCGCACCCTTCATTTTCGCGACGGCAAGGCGTATGTCCAGGCCGGAGGGGGAGTGGTGATCGATTCCTCCCCGGCGGGGGAATATGAAGAATCCCTCAATAAAGCCAAAGGGATGTTTCGGGCGCTGGAGCTGGCGGAAACCTTGTTCAAACCGATCGGATCCTGA
- the trpD gene encoding anthranilate phosphoribosyltransferase, with protein MIRECLSKLVQGESLTREEARQLMIRMMEGKLSPSQMGGVLTALRMKGETAEELTGLAEGMRSKAASVYPRVPGAVDTCGTGGDGGKTFNISTGAAIVAAAAGIPVAKHGNRAVSGRSGSADVLEALGIRIQMSPKEAEKALDRLGICFMFAPLFHPAMKQVMPTRKELGFRTCFNLLGPLVNPAGVKRQLMGVFDPALTETVARVLLTLGAERALVVAGLDGIDEISISAPTRISEVKDGQIRTYTVIPEDLGVHPAPQEAVSGGDARTNARILREVFRGEKGPCRDVVLVNAGAVLYVAGRAKSIAEGVRKAADAVDSGRASEKLETMIRYSREVSHVS; from the coding sequence ATGATCCGGGAATGCTTGTCCAAGTTGGTGCAGGGGGAAAGCCTGACGAGGGAAGAGGCGCGTCAGCTGATGATCCGGATGATGGAAGGGAAGCTTTCCCCTTCGCAGATGGGCGGGGTGCTGACGGCCCTGCGCATGAAGGGGGAAACGGCGGAGGAATTGACGGGATTGGCGGAAGGGATGCGGAGCAAAGCCGCCTCCGTATACCCGCGGGTTCCCGGGGCGGTGGACACCTGCGGCACCGGCGGCGACGGAGGGAAAACCTTCAACATTTCCACCGGGGCGGCGATTGTGGCCGCGGCGGCGGGCATTCCCGTCGCCAAGCACGGAAACCGGGCGGTATCCGGCAGGAGCGGAAGCGCGGATGTGCTGGAGGCCCTCGGCATCCGCATCCAGATGTCGCCGAAGGAAGCGGAAAAGGCGCTGGACCGTCTGGGAATCTGTTTCATGTTTGCCCCGCTGTTTCATCCCGCGATGAAGCAGGTGATGCCGACCCGCAAGGAGCTGGGATTCCGCACCTGTTTCAATCTGCTGGGGCCCTTGGTGAACCCCGCGGGCGTCAAGAGGCAACTGATGGGCGTGTTTGATCCGGCCCTCACGGAAACGGTGGCCCGCGTCCTGTTGACGCTCGGCGCCGAACGGGCCTTGGTGGTGGCCGGCCTGGACGGAATCGATGAGATCTCCATCAGCGCGCCGACGCGAATCAGCGAGGTGAAGGACGGGCAGATCAGAACCTACACGGTGATCCCGGAGGATTTGGGGGTTCATCCGGCCCCGCAGGAGGCGGTGTCCGGCGGCGATGCCCGGACCAACGCGCGGATCCTGCGGGAGGTATTCCGGGGAGAAAAGGGGCCTTGCCGGGATGTCGTTCTGGTCAACGCCGGAGCCGTCCTGTATGTGGCCGGCCGGGCGAAGAGCATTGCCGAGGGGGTCCGGAAGGCCGCCGATGCGGTGGACAGCGGTAGGGCGTCCGAAAAACTGGAGACCATGATCCGGTATTCACGGGAGGTCAGCCATGTTTCTTGA
- the trpC gene encoding indole-3-glycerol phosphate synthase TrpC — protein sequence MFLEKIVAEKRREIEELKHLLPEGSGESGMKTLSLSEAIQARRDGPALIAEVKPASPSRGVIRKQVDPVEMATAYQRGGASAVSVLTDRRFFGGEGAFLQRVKKAVSLPVLRKDFILDPLQVKESRMLGADAILLIAALLDREQLRRLSEAAHRLGLEVLVEIHREEEIERALACEPDVIGINNRDLVTFQTDLGTTERLRPLLPDTIPVIGESGVTSPEDVRRMARAGVDGVLVGEFLMRQENPESAVRALIGGGAA from the coding sequence ATGTTTCTTGAGAAAATCGTCGCGGAGAAGCGCAGGGAAATCGAGGAGCTGAAACATCTCCTCCCCGAGGGGAGCGGGGAGTCCGGGATGAAGACGCTCTCCCTGTCGGAGGCGATTCAAGCCCGCCGGGACGGACCGGCCCTGATCGCCGAGGTGAAGCCGGCTTCCCCCTCCAGGGGGGTCATCCGAAAACAGGTGGATCCCGTGGAGATGGCGACCGCTTATCAGCGGGGCGGAGCGAGCGCCGTTTCCGTCCTGACGGACCGGCGCTTTTTCGGAGGGGAAGGCGCTTTCCTCCAAAGGGTGAAAAAAGCGGTGTCCCTTCCCGTCTTGCGCAAGGATTTCATCCTGGATCCGCTCCAGGTGAAGGAAAGCCGGATGCTGGGAGCAGACGCCATTTTGCTGATCGCCGCCCTGCTGGATCGCGAGCAATTGAGGCGCTTGAGCGAAGCCGCCCACCGCCTCGGCCTCGAGGTGCTGGTGGAGATTCACCGGGAGGAGGAGATCGAACGGGCTTTGGCGTGCGAGCCGGATGTGATCGGAATCAACAACCGGGATCTGGTCACTTTCCAAACCGATCTCGGCACCACGGAGCGGCTCAGGCCGCTGCTTCCGGACACGATTCCGGTAATCGGGGAAAGCGGCGTCACCTCCCCCGAAGATGTGCGGCGAATGGCCCGGGCGGGGGTGGACGGCGTGTTGGTGGGCGAGTTCCTCATGCGGCAGGAGAATCCGGAAAGCGCCGTGCGCGCGTTGATCGGGGGTGGGGCAGCTTGA
- a CDS encoding phosphoribosylanthranilate isomerase produces MRRTFVKICGLRTTSDMEALQGVDLDAAGFILVPGRRRFVPPEQLKVLLRMLPPGAMAVGVMMNPTRDEVMDWFFRADLDAVQLHGEESPEFCRWVKKTLSVQVIKAFTPDEAAEKGTAEAYAPWVDSVLLDSASGGQKGGTGIRFSWERIVEIRKKWHAAKRPVWVAGGLNPENVGELVARFAPDGVDVSSGVETDGCKDREKVRSFVERVRIYDQKPVCNPN; encoded by the coding sequence TTGAGACGAACCTTTGTGAAGATTTGCGGGCTTCGGACGACGTCGGACATGGAGGCCCTCCAGGGCGTCGATCTGGACGCCGCCGGATTCATTCTGGTTCCCGGGCGGCGGCGATTTGTGCCGCCGGAACAGCTGAAGGTTCTCCTCCGGATGCTTCCGCCGGGTGCCATGGCCGTGGGCGTGATGATGAATCCGACACGGGATGAAGTGATGGACTGGTTTTTCCGAGCCGATCTGGACGCGGTGCAGCTGCACGGGGAAGAATCCCCCGAGTTTTGCCGGTGGGTCAAAAAGACCCTGTCGGTGCAAGTGATCAAGGCGTTCACCCCGGATGAAGCGGCGGAAAAAGGGACCGCGGAAGCCTACGCCCCCTGGGTGGACAGTGTCTTGCTGGATTCCGCCTCCGGCGGGCAAAAGGGGGGGACCGGCATCCGCTTTTCCTGGGAACGGATCGTCGAGATCAGGAAAAAGTGGCACGCGGCCAAGCGTCCGGTTTGGGTGGCCGGCGGACTCAATCCCGAAAACGTGGGGGAGCTTGTGGCGCGTTTTGCTCCGGACGGAGTCGACGTGTCCAGCGGAGTGGAGACGGACGGATGCAAGGACCGGGAAAAGGTCCGTTCCTTTGTGGAGAGGGTGAGAATATATGATCAAAAACCAGTTTGCAACCCAAACTAA
- the trpB gene encoding tryptophan synthase subunit beta encodes MIKNQFATQTKRFSSHFGPYGGRYVPETLMNALFELEKGFCEAVEDPRFLRRLKELREEYSGRPTPLTFAEGLTRKVGGARIYLKREDLNHTGAHKINNTLGQALLALRMGKKRLVAETGAGQHGVASATVAALLGMECVVFMGEEDVQRQKLNVFRMKLLGAEVVPVRSGTRTLKDATNEAIRHWVTHVEDTFYMLGSAVGPHPYPQMVRYFQRVIGDEARKQILEKEKRLPDHVVACVGGGSNAIGMFAAFLEDREVQLHGVEAAGKGLSTGKHAATLCKGRPGVLHGSYSYLLQDEHGQVLPAHSISAGLDYPGVGPEHSHLKDTGRVRYTAVTDGEALEAVRLLCRTEGILPALESAHAVAEAVKIAKAAGRDRIVLICLSGRGDKDVETMAAHMGGSADGAD; translated from the coding sequence ATGATCAAAAACCAGTTTGCAACCCAAACTAAGCGTTTTTCCTCCCATTTCGGCCCCTACGGGGGCCGCTACGTCCCGGAAACATTGATGAACGCCCTCTTTGAACTGGAAAAGGGGTTTTGCGAAGCGGTGGAAGACCCCCGGTTTCTCAGAAGGCTCAAGGAGCTGAGGGAGGAATATTCCGGACGGCCCACGCCCCTTACCTTTGCCGAAGGATTGACGCGCAAGGTCGGAGGCGCCCGGATTTACCTGAAGCGGGAGGATTTGAACCACACCGGCGCCCACAAGATCAACAACACCCTGGGGCAGGCGCTTTTGGCCCTCAGGATGGGGAAGAAGCGCCTGGTGGCCGAAACCGGCGCGGGTCAGCACGGAGTGGCTTCCGCCACGGTGGCGGCTCTGCTGGGAATGGAGTGCGTCGTGTTCATGGGGGAGGAGGATGTTCAAAGGCAGAAGTTGAACGTCTTCCGGATGAAGTTGTTGGGGGCGGAGGTCGTGCCCGTCCGTTCGGGGACGCGCACTCTCAAGGATGCCACCAATGAGGCGATCCGTCATTGGGTCACCCACGTGGAGGACACCTTTTACATGTTGGGGTCGGCGGTGGGCCCCCATCCCTATCCGCAGATGGTCCGGTATTTTCAGCGGGTGATCGGGGATGAGGCGCGGAAGCAGATCCTCGAAAAGGAGAAGCGTCTGCCGGACCATGTGGTGGCCTGTGTCGGCGGGGGCAGCAACGCGATCGGCATGTTTGCCGCCTTTTTGGAAGACCGGGAAGTCCAGCTGCACGGTGTGGAAGCGGCGGGGAAAGGCCTGTCCACGGGGAAACACGCGGCGACGCTGTGCAAGGGAAGGCCCGGTGTGCTGCACGGCTCCTACAGTTATCTCCTGCAGGACGAACACGGACAAGTGCTTCCGGCCCATTCGATCTCCGCAGGATTGGATTACCCCGGGGTGGGTCCCGAACATTCCCATCTGAAGGACACGGGACGGGTCCGGTACACGGCGGTGACGGACGGGGAAGCGCTGGAGGCGGTTCGCCTGCTGTGCCGGACGGAGGGCATTTTGCCGGCGCTGGAGTCGGCTCACGCCGTCGCGGAAGCGGTGAAAATCGCCAAAGCGGCCGGAAGGGACCGGATCGTTCTGATCTGTTTGTCCGGCCGGGGAGACAAGGACGTGGAGACGATGGCGGCGCATATGGGAGGGTCGGCGGATGGAGCGGATTAG
- the trpA gene encoding tryptophan synthase subunit alpha → MERIREAFQRSRAPRLIPFIMAGDPDMETTVSLLRLLDQEGATAVEVGFPFSDPLADGPVIQQAAWRALGQGVTLHRLWEMVSIARERGVQVPLILFSYYNPLLSYGLRPLVTDAKRAGFNGLIVPDLPVEESEGLRELCDQAGLALIPLVAPTSRERIGKIASRARGFVYCVSSLGTTGRRERFSHGVERFLQEVRSRSPVPIVVGFGISRGEHVRHFSRFADGVVVGSALVEQIASVSEKLRREEDRPQALEDIRRFVRRLKTE, encoded by the coding sequence ATGGAGCGGATTAGGGAAGCGTTTCAAAGGAGCCGGGCTCCCCGGCTGATCCCCTTTATCATGGCGGGGGATCCCGACATGGAAACGACGGTGTCCCTGCTGCGGCTGCTGGATCAAGAGGGAGCGACGGCGGTGGAAGTGGGGTTTCCCTTTTCGGATCCGCTGGCCGACGGTCCGGTGATCCAGCAGGCGGCCTGGCGGGCCCTGGGCCAGGGAGTGACACTGCACCGCTTGTGGGAGATGGTCTCCATCGCCCGGGAGCGGGGAGTACAGGTGCCGCTGATCTTGTTTTCCTATTACAACCCGCTGCTTTCCTACGGCCTTCGCCCGCTGGTCACCGATGCCAAGCGGGCGGGATTCAACGGCCTCATCGTTCCCGACCTGCCCGTGGAAGAGAGCGAGGGACTGCGCGAACTGTGCGACCAGGCGGGACTGGCCCTGATTCCGCTGGTGGCTCCCACTTCCCGGGAGCGGATCGGGAAAATCGCGTCCCGGGCCAGGGGGTTCGTCTATTGCGTTTCGTCCCTGGGGACGACGGGGCGGAGGGAACGCTTTTCCCATGGGGTGGAGCGCTTCCTTCAGGAAGTACGGAGCCGCTCTCCGGTTCCCATCGTGGTGGGGTTCGGCATCTCCCGGGGGGAGCATGTCCGCCACTTTTCCCGGTTTGCCGACGGTGTGGTGGTCGGAAGCGCCCTTGTCGAACAAATTGCTTCCGTTTCGGAGAAGCTGCGGCGTGAGGAAGATCGGCCGCAGGCCCTGGAGGATATCCGGAGGTTTGTCAGGAGGCTGAAAACGGAGTAA